Below is a genomic region from Granulicella sp. L56.
TAGCATCAGCATGGCATTTTCTCTCTTCGGCAAACGCGACAAACCTGAGCAGCAACCCGACCAGCCCACCGCCACACCGGAGGCTGTCTCCCCCCTTGAACCCGCAGAGCAGAAACGCGGCCTCTTCGACCGCATGAAGCAGGCGGTCACTCGCACCCGCGAGTCGTTCACCGAGTCCATCAGCTCCGTCATCGCTCTCACCCGCGAGGTCGACGAATCAACGCTTGTCGGCCTCGAACCCATCCTGCTCCGCGCCGACCTCGGTGCACCGACCACCGCCATCGTCATCGAAAATCTGCGCCAGCGCGCCCTCCGCACCGGCATACAGGGCGGCGCCGAGCTCAAACAGCTCCTCAAAGCCGAGTTGAAGCAGATCCTCGACGGCGTCTCCCACCCCGTCCACCATCCCGCCACGCCACCCGAAGTCATCATGATGGTCGGCGTCAACGGCACCGGCAAAACCACCACCTCCGGCAAGCTGGCCGCCCTCTTCAGTTCGCAGGGCCGCAGCGTTCTGCTCTGCGCCGCTGACACCTTCCGCGCCGCCGCCATCGAGCAACTGGAAGTCTGGGCCCAGCGCTCCGACGTTCCCCTCATCAAGACCAAGCAAGGCGGAGACCCCAGCGCCGCGCTCTACGACGCCTGCTCCGCCGCCAAAGCACGCGGCACGCAAGTCCTCATCGTAGACACCGCAGGCCGTCTCCACACCAAGACCGACCTGATGAAGGAGCTCGACAAGATGCGCCGCACCGCTGAAAAGCTGGTCCCCGGCGCACCCCACCAAACCCTCCTCGTCATGGACGCGACCACCGGCCAGAACGGCCTGACGCAAGCCCGTCTCTTCACCGAGGCCGCCCGGGTCACCGGCATCGTCCTCACCAAGCTCGACGGCACCGCCAAGGGCGGCATCGTCCTCGCCATCGCCACCGAACTCAAGCTCCCCGTCCTCTACGCCGGAGTAGGCGAAAAGATGGAAGACATCCTCCCCTTCGACAGCGCCACCTTCATCGACTCCCTGATCGACTAGCAAAGGCCTCTCTTCTGCGCCGTGGCCGTTCGTTGGCCGCGTAGAAGATCATCCGCACAATAAGCCTCTGTGACTGACTTGATCCAGCAGATCGGTGAAAGGTCATTCACCTTACTTCTTGTCTTTACAGGCTCGGATGGAATCCGCATCGGCCGCGCCCAGATCCACGTGCGAGACTACTCCCGCTTCGACAGATAGCTTTCGCACGGCGTGATGCGGTCCTCCCTCGACGATAGAGTACTTCCCAGGCTTGAGCTCTTCTGCTTTGTACGTTCCGTCGCAGGTCGCCACAATGCCGATGACCGCACCGTGGTTTGCAGTCAAAACGATTTGGGCGCCGGGGTCAGCACTGCCGGCGATAGAACCTGTGGATGCAGCGCCCTGTGCATGCAAAACGTTGGGGGCAAACACAACAAGAGCCGCGATAAAACAAGTAGAGATTTTGAACATTGGTTTCCTTTCAGGTGAAGCTGGTTTCGAGCGTACGGCGTCAAAGGACGTCGCAGTAAATGATCAGATTCTCGGAAGACCGCCGTTGTATGTCATATCCTGGCCGAGACACAGAGGGGCCTTAAAGCGAATACGCGCTAACGCAAGAATTTGTTCCGGAATACACCGTCGAACATCTAGGGGAACTCTAAGTATTGCGACAGCGTGCTGCCCGAGCTTTCATTTTCAGCATGGGTTAAGATAAACTTTAACTAACCAGTTAATCAATGCCCTCAAAGAAGCCCATCCCGCCCCCTACTGACCCGACCGACAAGAGTCGAGAGAAGATCCTCCGCGCTGCCCTGCACGAATTCAGCGCCCACGGCCTCGCCGGAGCACGCACCGACGCCATCGCCGAATCGGCAAACGTCAACAAGGCTCTGCTCTACTATTACTTCAAGAACAAGGAATCGCTCTACGCCGCAACCTTTGAAGCAGCCCTCGGCAACGTCATGCAGAACACCCTCGCCGTGCTCCAGACCAGGTGCTCCCCAGGCGAACTCCTTCTGCGCCTCGCCCTCAACCACTTCGACCGCGTGCTCACCCAGCACGAGTTCCAGAGCCTCATGCAGCAGGAGATGGTGCGCTTCCATCATGGCAAAAGCAGCTCCATCCCCTCACTGACAAGCAGAGTCTTCACTCCGCTCCTCAAAAAAATACAAGCCGCTGTCGAAGAGGGGATCGGCTCTGGCGAGCTCTGCAAAATCGACTGGATGCAGGTCATGTATTCGACCTATGGCTCGAACGTCTTCTACTTCATGAGCGCGCCGATGATGCGCCTCTCGCTGTCCTTCGAACCCTTCGATCCCGCAACCATCGAGTTTCGCCGCAAGGCCGCCGTACAGTTTCTCGGCAACGCCCTCTTCGTCGATCGTTCCCACGGCGCAAAGCTCGTCCGTCGCGTCCTCGCCGCCATGCCCATGCCTGTCCTAGACAAACCACTTGCCTGGAGAACAATTTATGAACGCCCGTAACCGAATCCTCATCCTGATGGGCATCCTTCTGGTCATCGGGCTCTTCTGGTACTTTTTTTCGACCGACCGATCGACCGATCTCCAACTCATCGGCACTGTCGACGCCAACGAAGTCGTCGTCAGCTCACGCATCCCCGGCCGCATCCAGAAGCTCACCGTGGATGAAGGCGACACTGTCACCGCGGGCGAACTCATCGCCAACATTCAAAGCGACGACCTCGCCGCAGCCCGCAACGCCGCCGAAGCCACCGCTCTCAGCCAGAACTTTAAGCTGCAAGGTTCGCAGGACACCCAGCGCCAAACCAAAGGCAGCACCACCAGTCAGGTAGCCAACGCCGAGGCCCAATTACAAGTAGCAAACGCCGCACTGTTGCAGGCGCAAGCCAATTACGAGCATCAACAGGCCGATAGCAACCGTACCATAGCTCTCGCCAAGCAAGGCGTCATGAGCCAGCAGTCGAGCGACGAAGCCATTACCTCTCTGCGCGCGTTGCAAGCCGCCGTCGACTCCGCGAAGCAAAGCGTAGTCGCAGCCAACGCATCTCTCAAACTAGCCGTAGCGAATACCATTCAGGCACAAGCCGCAGCCAAAACCGTAGCCTCCACCCGCAGCGACGTGCAAAACGCAAAAGCCCTCGTCAATCAGGCGCAGGTCGAGCTCGACTACGCCAACGTCCTCGCTCCCATCTCCGGAAGGGTCAACGTTCGCGCAGCCCGTCAGGGCGAAGTCGTCGCCGCCGGAACCCCCATCGTCACCATCACCGACCTCACCCAAACCTGGGTCTACGCTCCGCTCCCCGAGACCGAAGCCGACTCCGTCAAGCTCGGCGACAGCCTCCGCGTGGTCATGCCCAGCGGCGAGGCCATTCAGGGCAAAGTCATCAACAAGTCCGCTGAAGCCGACTTCGCCACCCAGCGCGACGTAAGCCGCCGTAAACGCGACATCAAGACCATCGAGCTTAAGCTCCTCATCCCCAATCCCGGCATGAAGTACACCCTCGGCATGACCGCCGAAGTCTACGTCCCCAAAGACAAGCTGGTGAAGCAATGAGCACCACGCCAGTCACAGCTCAACCAGCCATCTCCGTCCAGAACATCATCAAGCGCTACGGCGACTTCGAGGCAGTCAAAGGCATCACCTTCGACGTAGCCGAGGGCGAGATCTTCGGTCTGCTCGGCCCCAACGGCGCAGGCAAAAGCACCCTCATCCGCATGATGACGACGCTCATCCCCGTCACCTCCGGCAAAGCCATCATCGGCGGCCACGACGTCTCCCGCGACTCCGACGCCGTCCGCCGCATGATCGGCGTCATCCCCCAGGCCCTCACCAGCGACATCGATCTCACCGTCGAAGAGAACCTCTCCATCTACGCCAAGCTCTACGACGTTCCCAAGGCCCGCCGCGAACAAAACATCAACGACCTTCTCGAAGCCGTTGACCTCACCAAGTGGCGCAACGCGCAGACGAAAACTCTCTCCGGCGGAATGCGCCGCCGCCTCGAAATCGCTCGCGGCCTCGTCCACAATCCGCGCATCTTCTTCCTCGACGAACCCACCACCGGCCTCGACCCCGTCTCCCGCGTCGCCGTATGGGAGATGCTCAACAACCTCAAGAACAAGCATCACCTCACCATGCTCATCACGACGCACTACATGGACGAGGCCGACCGCCTCTGCGACCGCATCGCCATCGTCGATCACGGCAAGCTCGTAGCCCTCGACACGCCCATGGCGCTCAAAGCCAACGTCCCCGGCACCAACGTAGTCGAAGCGCAGTTCTCCACCGAATCCACTGATTGGCCCGAGCGTCTGCGGCAACTCGAAGGCGTCATGTCGGTCGAATCGCAAAGCTCCGGCATGTACCGCATCATGACCTCCAGCGGTTCGCTCACCACTATCCAGTTAGTTCAGATGGCCGCCAGCCGAGGCGAAACCATCAAGTCCCTCAGCGTACAAAACACCACCCTCGACGACGTCTTCGTCCACTACACCGGACGCGCACTTCGCGACGAACAAGTGAAAGCGGCCGCCTTCGTCATGCCGCCGCGCCCAGGGATGCAGCCATGAACCGAATGATGGCAATCGTCGAACGCGAGATGCGAAAGTTCTTCCGCTCGCCCGCACTCATGATGGTCTCCATGACCCTCCCGCTGGTGCAACTGCTCATCCTCGGCCACGCCTTCGGCGGCAAGATCCGCAACGCCCGTATGGGCATCGTCGATTACGACCACGGCGCGCAGGCCCTCAAAATCCACGAAGCCTTCGACGCCATCGCCGCCAACATCCGCACCTTCACCACCGTCCCTTACAACAATGAGGTGCAGGCTCGCGAAGACGTCCGCACCGGCAAGATCGACGGCGCCGTCATCATCCCGAAACAATACTCCCGCCGCGTCCTCGCAGGCGACTCCCCCAACATCGGCCTCGTCGTCGACAACACCGACCAGGTCATGAGCGACTCACTCGAGCAGGAGATGCAATCTCTCGTCGACTCCCTCAACGCTCCCATCATTCAGCCGCTCGTCGTCCAGAGCATCGCCCTCAAAATCGTCGAACTCTACCCCTACGTCGAGTACATGAAGTACCTCCTCGCAGGCTCCATCTCGCTCGCCATGTACGTCGCCGTCATGATCGGCGGCGGCATGTTGTACATCGACGACAAGGCCCGTGGCGTCCACGAGGGCTACCTCGTCACTCCCATCACCCGGCTCGAACTGGTCATGGGTCTCAACCTCGCAGGCTCCATCAAAGCCATTCTCTCCGGCATCTGCCTCACCGTCATCGGCTCGCTCTTCGCAGGCATCGGAGCCATCTTCAACCCCATGGCGCTCCTGCAACTCTCGCTCCTCATCGTCGCCACGTCAGTCGCCTTCAACGGCATGATGTTCCTGATGATGGTCCGCGTAGAAGACCCCCTCGTCCCCCGCGCCATGTTCGGCGTCCTCAACACGCTTCTCTTCTTCCCCAGCGGAGCCATCTCGCCCGTCTCCGGCCTTCCCCCCTGGCTCCGCGCCATCGCCGACGTCGATCCCTTCACCTACGCCGTCCACGGCTTCAAAGCCATCCTGCTCAAAGACGGAGGCTTCACCGCCATCTATCCCGACATCCTCTTCCTCTTCGCCTTCGGAATCGGCGCGCTCCTGATCGCAACACCGCTCTTCAAACGCACCCTCTAAGCCTGCCGCTCCTCACCCCTTGTCATACGGCGGCACCTTCCACAAACGTGTCATCCTGAGCGAAGGTGCAGCCGAGTCGAAGGACCTGCGGCTGCAGTTGCCTGTTTTATGCCATCCTAGTCACCGCGATTGCAGATAGACTAGGGCCTCCACCCATCTTTGGAGGCCCGATGCGCCACGCTCTACTCCTGACCCTGCTCGTAGCAATGAGCAGCACTCTAGCTGCACAAGCGCCTCCCCTATCCGACTACGTGGGCACCTACACCGACCGCCCCGGCCACACGCTCGAAATAGTCGCGGGCGATCAACTCTTCGCCGTACAGGACAGCGCAAAGTACAAGCTCCAATCCTCCAAACCCGACGAGTTCATTACCATCACCGGGAACAAAATCCCCTTTATCCGCGACGCCAGCGGCAAAGTCATCGGCTACGAAGAAGACGGCAAACTCCACCCACGCGTCTCACTCTCCATCACGCCGGAGTCCGCCGCCCTCGCCCGCCCGTGGCCACTGAGCAAAGGCACCACGTACCACTACCACCCACCCGCCAATCTTCACGACGGAATCGCCGTAGCCAGCATCACCCACTCCGACCTCGGCGAAGCCACAGCAGACGCCATCGTGAACAGCATCCTCAATGGCACTTACCAGGACGTCCATAGCGTCCTTCTCTACCAGCACGGCCACCTCGTCATGGAAGAGTACTTCTACGGCTACAACGCCACTCGCCAGCATCAACTCCGCTCCGCCACCAAATCAGTCGTTAGCGCGGTGGTCGGCATCGCCATCGACCGCGGCGCTCTCACCGGAGCCAACGAACTCGTGCTCCCCCACATGAGCTACACCACCTACGCCAACCCCGACCCGCGCAAATCGAAGATCACGCTCGGCAACTTTCTCTCCATGAGTTCCGGCCTCGACTGCAACGACCACAGCGGCACCTCTCCCGGCCGCGAGACCGTCCTCGATGACGCGCCCGACTGGGTCAAAGCCACGCTCGATCTCCCCATGATCAACGACCCCGGCAGCAAGGGCTTCTACTGCTCAGGAGGCGTTGCTGTCGCAGGCCGCATGGCCGAAAACGCAACCCACATGTATCTCCCCGACTTCGCCCAGAAAAATCTCTTCGCCCCTCTCGGAATCCCACGCACCAACTGGACGTGGAACTACAACCTCACCAACGCCAACAAGGAGTACTCCCAGATCCATCTCCGCCCCCGCGACATGCTCAAGCTCGGCATCCTCTTCGCCGACGGCGGCAAGTGGAAGGGCCATCAGGTCATCTCCTCCTCCTGGGTGCAGGCATCGCTCACAACCCAAAGTCAGATCGACGGCACCGACTACGGCTATTTCTGGTGGAAGCCCTACTTCAATGTGCCCACCCCCAACGGCATACAGCGCGTCCACTTCAGCGCCGCGCAAGGCAACGGAGGCCAGAAGATTTACCTCCTTCCGCAATACGATCTCGTCGCGGTCTTCACCGCGGGCGATTACAACTCCGGCGGAGCGCCCCCCAACAAGATCATGATCAACATCATCCTGCCGGCACTCATCGCAGCCCGTTCCCACGTAAAGTAATTTCGGACGCGGCATCCATCCAAATGCCGCGCCCGAAATCCAAACATCCTCTTCAAAACTTCTGAAAGTTCACTTCTATATTCAGCGCAACCGCCACCGGCTCTCCTGCTCGCGTAGCAGGCTTGAAGCGATATTGCTCAACAGTCTTGACAGCATTCGCATCGAAGTCAGGACGAAGCGAACGCTTGACGTGGACATCATGAACCATCCCCGACGAGTCCACCACCAGTTCAATCAGACACGTTCCTCCAAACTTGTCCTTACTCTTTTTCTCAGCCTCAGGATATTCAGGCTCCACAGACCAGACCAGCACAGGCGCAATTACATCTTTCCCAAGGTGATAGACCTGCCCATACGGTTGCGACTGTTCAGCTACCTGAGTAGAGGCTTGCGGTTCAATCACCACAGCCATCGCCGCCCCGCCCACCGCTACCGAGAGCAGGAACACCGTTGCCGGAATCACCAGACCATACTTCAAAGCAGAGCTGACGCGCGGCTTCTTGAGATTCATCATCATGATTCGCTTCTCCAGAATGTTGGCATCGAAGATCCCGATGGCGTGAGAGGGATAAGCTCGCGAGCCCACAGCGACCATAGTCGCGAGCCGTAGCAGAGAGTCCGTATATTTGCGCGAATCGATCAGCTTATCGGTGGCCATGCCATCGCAGATCATCTCCCGCGTCTGTGCGATGTGGATCTTCAGAACCCAGATGACAGGGTGGAAGGCAAGCAAGAGACTCGCAACCTCGTAGAACAGGTTCTTCTGAAAATCCCTCCGCTTCATATGCGCGCATTCATGCGCCAGTGCAGCCAGCAGGTCCTGCGGCGCACAGTCGGCGACAAACGCATCCGGCACCAGCAGCATTGGCTCACGTAGCCCCAGCGTCACCGGTCCCGCGATACGCGAAGAACAAAGGATACGAGCCTGATCCAAACCAAACGCCCGCTTGCAATCAAGCCAAATCTCCTCCTGCTCCTCTGTCAGCAAGAGAGGACGAGCCAACCGAAGCAGCCTTGCCGTCGAGCGCAACGACCACGCAAGCCTCATCGCAAAGTAGATCAGCGCGCCAAAATAAAGAGACAACAAGGCCCCAACAAGCACCGCAGGCAGAATATAAATCCCCCTTTGATTCAGCGCAGCGCCTTGAGCGGCAACAAAAGCAATCGAAGTATGCCCACCCGCCACATGAGGAAGATGCACAAAAGCCAACAGCCATCGAAAAAAAGGAAACGCAGGCGCAAGAATCGCAAGCCCCAGCGTGGATACCCAGACAAGATGCTCCGCCTGCGGCCCAGCCTTTTTGAGCAGGCGGCTTACCAGCCATCCCGCTGCGGCGATCAGGGCCACCTCCCAAATTGAGTTAATGAAATAAGAGACCATAAATCCAGAGAAGCTATTCATCCTCTTCTCCTCTCTCCTCGGCCGCAATCTTTCGGCTCAGGTCCGCAATCCGCTCCAGATCGACCTGACGGCTTTTCACCAGGCTCATCACCAGAGCTTCGGAAGATCCTCCGAACATCCGCTCGACCAGATCACGAACAGCCTGCCCCAGCACCGTCTCCTTCGAAGCGACGGGAGAGTAGACAAAAGCACGCCCCTCCAACGCCCGCTCCACCCTGCCCTTGCGATGGAGAACGTTGAGCATGGTCTGCACCGTGTTGTAAGCCAGCTCATTGCTGGGCAGCAGCCCCTTCTGCACATGCTGCACATTGCCCGCCCCCTCGCTCCAAAGCACCTGCAAGATCTGCAGCTCAAGAGGGGTAAGAGCATTCGTGCCTTTTTTACGTCCGACCATAGCGTCTCCTAAATTAATAGGAGTCTAGGATCGAACATCCGTACCTGTCAACCTAAATATTTAGGCCTTTGCCGCCACCACCGGCAAAGGCCATAACATCAATACTTAGAACGAAAGCCGCGCGCTCAGTTGGATCTCTCGTCCCGGCGTAGTCACCTCGGTGATCGATCCGAACCCCGCCGTATTTACAAACCGGTTCGGCGTTCCCAGGTTGGTGTGGTTCAGCGCGTTGAAGAACTCGCCCCGCGTCTCCAGCCGCATAAGCTCGCCCAGCGCGAAGCTGCGCACCACGCTCACATCCGTCGTCTCCATCCCAGGCCCTACAACCGAGTTGCGTCCTACATCGCCGAACGCATACGCGGGCGGAGCCGCGAACGCCGCTGGATTGAACCAGTTCGTCGCATTCCTCGTCCCCGGCGCAAAGACCTGCTGGCCGGTGACGGCGTTGGCCCGTATGGGATTCTCACCCAGCGCCGTGCCCGCATTCGCCGTGTCGCCGAACACCGAGATCGTCAGCGGAAACCCGCTCTGCGCCTGAAAGATCGCCGAAGTGTGCCAGCCTGCGGTCACGACGCGCGTCAACCGGCTTCGTCCCCACTCTGGCACGTCGTACACTGCGCTCAGTGCGACGCGATTCCTCACATCGCACGCCGGCCCCTTCTCCGCTGCCAGGTCGTTATCGTTCTGCGGGATCGCCGCTTCGAACATCGGCGAACGAAAATCCGGTGAATTCGACAAGCTCTTCGACCAGGTGTAGTTCGCCAGGAAGCTAAGCCCCTTCGCCGCCCGCCGCCGCACATTCACATAGCCCGCGTCGTACCAGCTCTGCGCCGAATTTTCGAGCAGGTTGATCGTGCTCACGCCAAACGTCGTACTCGCCACCGTCACGCCAGGCGGAAGCACCGAATTCGGAACGAAGCTGATCTGCTTGAATGGCCGCCGCGGCTGAATCAGTCCGGGTCCCGGCAGCGCGTTATTGATCAGATGCGAGCGTTGCAGATGAAATCCGCCCGAGCCCAGATAGCCGATCTCAACCACCGTGCTCTTTCCAATACTCTGCTCCATCGACGCGCTCCATTGTTGGATGTACTGCGGCGACGGATGCGTCTCCATCGCGGTAAAGCTGACTACCGTCTTGCCCAGCACAGCCGGGGCAAAATTGAAGCCGTTGATCGACGGCGTAAAGTTATCGCTCTGGTTCGTCTCCGGGAACGTATAGGGAACATTATGCCGCTGATTGCACCATGTATTCATGTCCACCGGCGTGTAGAAGATCCCATACGCCGCATGCAGAACCAGCCCTCTACCCGGCACGTTCTGCGAGATCCCGAGGCGCGGCGCGAAGTCCGTCCGATTGGGATACATCAACCCCTTCGGCATTCCATTCTGGCCACCGATAAACACGCTCGGCGTTCCATCGGATGCGAATGTCAGGTTGCTATTGGTGTATCTCCTGTCGATCAACGCGCTCATATACTCATAGCGCACGCCATAGTCGAGAGTCGTGTTGTTGGCCAGCCGGAAGGTGTCCTGCACATACCCATCGCCATACCACTGGCTCAGGTTCATCTGCGGAATTCCTGCCTGTCGCTGGCGAACCGCGGGCAGACCCAGCAGAAAGCTCGCCAGCGCCGACCCGGTGCCGTCGTTCGCTCCAATATCCGTCGTAAACCCGTTCGTAAACTGGTAGTATCCGCGGTTTTGAAAGAACCCCCACATCGGCCAGATGAACCGCTGATAGACGCCGCCAAACTTCAGGCTGTGCCGCCCCAACAGCCACGTCAGCGTATCGCGTCCCTCCACCAGCGTGTCCCACGCGTGCATCGGCGTCGCCGAAAAGCTGTCTCCGATGGGCGAATATCCCTGCACTGCGAAGTACGGCGCTCCCCATGCACCCGGTCCGCCAAACCCTACTCCTGTAATTCCCAACTCGCCTGTAATGTCGTTCTTGTCCGCACTCTCCGTCGTATGGTTCATGCTCAACCGCGACACCGCAATCGTTGCCACATTCAGCAGCGACGGCGTAAAGACGTGGCTGTACGACCCCATCCCCTGCTGCGAAAGATTGTCGTGCAGGTAGCCGAACCCCGGCATGTTCTCCGGCATAAACCCATGCTCGCCGCCAGCGCTGTACCGCGCAAATCCCGTATTGCTGGCATTGAACTGGCGATCCAGACGCACCGTCCCCTGATCGGTGTAGTGGATTTCGTTGCGCACATCTAGATAGTTGTTGGAGTCGTTGCCCGAGCCTACCACCGTCGGCTGCCCCATCATCGTCATGCTGCCGCCCATACCCATCATCAGGTTCGGCTGCGGCACATACTTCGTCAGCATCGTCACCGCGACAGGGCTCAACCTGCTCGCAGGAATGACGTTGTTCGGAAACGGCTGCCGGTTGAACTGCGGATTCTGCTGGCTCACCGGGAGCGCCGGGTTGTAGTTCGGATTCACCGTCGTCTTAGCCGGGTCGTAGATCGTTACCCCGCTCATACTGAAGTCGCCGCCCGACTCCTGTACCGTTGGCACCGTCAGCGTCATCGTATCCGCCTGAACATGTCGCAGCGCCTCATAGTTCAGGAAGAAGAAAGTCTTCTTGCCAGGCAGCACCGGGCCGCCCAGCGAACCACCAAAGTTGTTCTGCACCAGATGGTTCGTCCCGCCCATATCGTTGAACGAGTGAGCATCCATCGCTCCGTTGCGCAGAAACTCATAAGCTGTCGCATGCAG
It encodes:
- a CDS encoding HlyD family secretion protein, which encodes MNARNRILILMGILLVIGLFWYFFSTDRSTDLQLIGTVDANEVVVSSRIPGRIQKLTVDEGDTVTAGELIANIQSDDLAAARNAAEATALSQNFKLQGSQDTQRQTKGSTTSQVANAEAQLQVANAALLQAQANYEHQQADSNRTIALAKQGVMSQQSSDEAITSLRALQAAVDSAKQSVVAANASLKLAVANTIQAQAAAKTVASTRSDVQNAKALVNQAQVELDYANVLAPISGRVNVRAARQGEVVAAGTPIVTITDLTQTWVYAPLPETEADSVKLGDSLRVVMPSGEAIQGKVINKSAEADFATQRDVSRRKRDIKTIELKLLIPNPGMKYTLGMTAEVYVPKDKLVKQ
- a CDS encoding TetR/AcrR family transcriptional regulator; translated protein: MPSKKPIPPPTDPTDKSREKILRAALHEFSAHGLAGARTDAIAESANVNKALLYYYFKNKESLYAATFEAALGNVMQNTLAVLQTRCSPGELLLRLALNHFDRVLTQHEFQSLMQQEMVRFHHGKSSSIPSLTSRVFTPLLKKIQAAVEEGIGSGELCKIDWMQVMYSTYGSNVFYFMSAPMMRLSLSFEPFDPATIEFRRKAAVQFLGNALFVDRSHGAKLVRRVLAAMPMPVLDKPLAWRTIYERP
- the ftsY gene encoding signal recognition particle-docking protein FtsY translates to MAFSLFGKRDKPEQQPDQPTATPEAVSPLEPAEQKRGLFDRMKQAVTRTRESFTESISSVIALTREVDESTLVGLEPILLRADLGAPTTAIVIENLRQRALRTGIQGGAELKQLLKAELKQILDGVSHPVHHPATPPEVIMMVGVNGTGKTTTSGKLAALFSSQGRSVLLCAADTFRAAAIEQLEVWAQRSDVPLIKTKQGGDPSAALYDACSAAKARGTQVLIVDTAGRLHTKTDLMKELDKMRRTAEKLVPGAPHQTLLVMDATTGQNGLTQARLFTEAARVTGIVLTKLDGTAKGGIVLAIATELKLPVLYAGVGEKMEDILPFDSATFIDSLID
- a CDS encoding ABC transporter permease produces the protein MNRMMAIVEREMRKFFRSPALMMVSMTLPLVQLLILGHAFGGKIRNARMGIVDYDHGAQALKIHEAFDAIAANIRTFTTVPYNNEVQAREDVRTGKIDGAVIIPKQYSRRVLAGDSPNIGLVVDNTDQVMSDSLEQEMQSLVDSLNAPIIQPLVVQSIALKIVELYPYVEYMKYLLAGSISLAMYVAVMIGGGMLYIDDKARGVHEGYLVTPITRLELVMGLNLAGSIKAILSGICLTVIGSLFAGIGAIFNPMALLQLSLLIVATSVAFNGMMFLMMVRVEDPLVPRAMFGVLNTLLFFPSGAISPVSGLPPWLRAIADVDPFTYAVHGFKAILLKDGGFTAIYPDILFLFAFGIGALLIATPLFKRTL
- a CDS encoding serine hydrolase, encoding MRHALLLTLLVAMSSTLAAQAPPLSDYVGTYTDRPGHTLEIVAGDQLFAVQDSAKYKLQSSKPDEFITITGNKIPFIRDASGKVIGYEEDGKLHPRVSLSITPESAALARPWPLSKGTTYHYHPPANLHDGIAVASITHSDLGEATADAIVNSILNGTYQDVHSVLLYQHGHLVMEEYFYGYNATRQHQLRSATKSVVSAVVGIAIDRGALTGANELVLPHMSYTTYANPDPRKSKITLGNFLSMSSGLDCNDHSGTSPGRETVLDDAPDWVKATLDLPMINDPGSKGFYCSGGVAVAGRMAENATHMYLPDFAQKNLFAPLGIPRTNWTWNYNLTNANKEYSQIHLRPRDMLKLGILFADGGKWKGHQVISSSWVQASLTTQSQIDGTDYGYFWWKPYFNVPTPNGIQRVHFSAAQGNGGQKIYLLPQYDLVAVFTAGDYNSGGAPPNKIMINIILPALIAARSHVK
- a CDS encoding TonB family protein; the protein is MNSFSGFMVSYFINSIWEVALIAAAGWLVSRLLKKAGPQAEHLVWVSTLGLAILAPAFPFFRWLLAFVHLPHVAGGHTSIAFVAAQGAALNQRGIYILPAVLVGALLSLYFGALIYFAMRLAWSLRSTARLLRLARPLLLTEEQEEIWLDCKRAFGLDQARILCSSRIAGPVTLGLREPMLLVPDAFVADCAPQDLLAALAHECAHMKRRDFQKNLFYEVASLLLAFHPVIWVLKIHIAQTREMICDGMATDKLIDSRKYTDSLLRLATMVAVGSRAYPSHAIGIFDANILEKRIMMMNLKKPRVSSALKYGLVIPATVFLLSVAVGGAAMAVVIEPQASTQVAEQSQPYGQVYHLGKDVIAPVLVWSVEPEYPEAEKKSKDKFGGTCLIELVVDSSGMVHDVHVKRSLRPDFDANAVKTVEQYRFKPATRAGEPVAVALNIEVNFQKF
- a CDS encoding BlaI/MecI/CopY family transcriptional regulator, producing the protein MVGRKKGTNALTPLELQILQVLWSEGAGNVQHVQKGLLPSNELAYNTVQTMLNVLHRKGRVERALEGRAFVYSPVASKETVLGQAVRDLVERMFGGSSEALVMSLVKSRQVDLERIADLSRKIAAEERGEEDE
- a CDS encoding ABC transporter ATP-binding protein, with the translated sequence MSTTPVTAQPAISVQNIIKRYGDFEAVKGITFDVAEGEIFGLLGPNGAGKSTLIRMMTTLIPVTSGKAIIGGHDVSRDSDAVRRMIGVIPQALTSDIDLTVEENLSIYAKLYDVPKARREQNINDLLEAVDLTKWRNAQTKTLSGGMRRRLEIARGLVHNPRIFFLDEPTTGLDPVSRVAVWEMLNNLKNKHHLTMLITTHYMDEADRLCDRIAIVDHGKLVALDTPMALKANVPGTNVVEAQFSTESTDWPERLRQLEGVMSVESQSSGMYRIMTSSGSLTTIQLVQMAASRGETIKSLSVQNTTLDDVFVHYTGRALRDEQVKAAAFVMPPRPGMQP